In the genome of Parus major isolate Abel chromosome 2, Parus_major1.1, whole genome shotgun sequence, one region contains:
- the TMEM106B gene encoding transmembrane protein 106B isoform X1 — MGKSLSHLPMHTCKEDGYDGSSSDNVRNGLVHSEVHNEDSRCGDVSQFPYVEFTGRDSVTCPTCQGTGRIPRGQENQLVALIPYSDQRLRPRRTKLYVTASVTVCLLLSGLAVFFLFPRSIDVQYIGVKSVYVTYEQDRRIIYLNITNTLNITNNNYYSVEVANITAQVQFSKTVIGKARLNNITNIGPLDMKQIDYMVPTVIQDEMSYMYDFCTLPSIKVHNIVVMMQVTVTTSYLGHPEQISQERYQYVDCGGNTTYQLGQSEYLNVLQPPQ, encoded by the exons aTGGGAAAATCACTTTCTCACCTGCCTATGCACACATGCAAGGAAGATGGCTATGATGGAAGCTCATCTGATAATGTGAGGAATGGTTTAGTTCACTCAGAAGTGCACAATGAAGACAGCAGATGTGGAGATGTGTCGCAGTTTCCCTATGTGGAATTCACAGGAAGAGACAGTGTCACCTGCCCAACCTGCCAAGGAACAGGAAGAATTCCACGAG GGCAGGAAAATCAGCTGGTAGCCTTAATTCCATACAGTGATCAAAGGCTGAGGCCAAGAAGAAC aaagcTCTATGTGACTGCTTCTGTAACCGTGTGTTTACTACTTTCTGGGCtggctgtatttttcttgttcccTCGCTCGATTGACGTTCAGTACATTGGTGTGAAGTCGGTGTATGTCACTTACGAACAGGATAGGCGGATAATCTACCTAAATATTACG aacacaCTTAATATAACGAATAACAACTATTACTCTGTTGAAGTGGCAAATATCACAGCCCAAGTTCAGTTTTCAAAAACAGTTATTGGCAAAGCACGGTTAAACAACATCACCAACATTGGTCCGCTGGATATGAAACAG attgaCTATATGGTGCCCACAGTCATACAAGATGAAATGAGCTACATGTA tGACTTCTGTACTTTACCATCTATCAAAGTACATAACATAGTAGTGATGATGCA AGTGACAGTGACAACCTCGTACTTAGGCCACCCTGAGCAAATATCCCAGGAGAGGTACCAGTATGTGGACTGTGGAGGAAACACGACCTACCAGCTGGGCCAGTCAGAGTATTTAAATGTCCTTCAGCCTCCACAGTAA
- the TMEM106B gene encoding transmembrane protein 106B isoform X2: protein MGKSLSHLPMHTCKEDGYDGSSSDNVRNGLVHSEVHNEDSRCGDVSQFPYVEFTGRDSVTCPTCQGTGRIPRGQENQLVALIPYSDQRLRPRRTKLYVTASVTVCLLLSGLAVFFLFPRSIDVQYIGVKSVYVTYEQDRRIIYLNITNTLNITNNNYYSVEVANITAQVQFSKTVIGKARLNNITNIGPLDMKQIDYMVPTVIQDEMSYMYDFCTLPSIKVHNIVVMMQ from the exons aTGGGAAAATCACTTTCTCACCTGCCTATGCACACATGCAAGGAAGATGGCTATGATGGAAGCTCATCTGATAATGTGAGGAATGGTTTAGTTCACTCAGAAGTGCACAATGAAGACAGCAGATGTGGAGATGTGTCGCAGTTTCCCTATGTGGAATTCACAGGAAGAGACAGTGTCACCTGCCCAACCTGCCAAGGAACAGGAAGAATTCCACGAG GGCAGGAAAATCAGCTGGTAGCCTTAATTCCATACAGTGATCAAAGGCTGAGGCCAAGAAGAAC aaagcTCTATGTGACTGCTTCTGTAACCGTGTGTTTACTACTTTCTGGGCtggctgtatttttcttgttcccTCGCTCGATTGACGTTCAGTACATTGGTGTGAAGTCGGTGTATGTCACTTACGAACAGGATAGGCGGATAATCTACCTAAATATTACG aacacaCTTAATATAACGAATAACAACTATTACTCTGTTGAAGTGGCAAATATCACAGCCCAAGTTCAGTTTTCAAAAACAGTTATTGGCAAAGCACGGTTAAACAACATCACCAACATTGGTCCGCTGGATATGAAACAG attgaCTATATGGTGCCCACAGTCATACAAGATGAAATGAGCTACATGTA tGACTTCTGTACTTTACCATCTATCAAAGTACATAACATAGTAGTGATGATGCAGTAA